A single window of Nicotiana sylvestris chromosome 3, ASM39365v2, whole genome shotgun sequence DNA harbors:
- the LOC104212269 gene encoding uncharacterized protein, with protein MCVDSDRNESILKATSIVYQGVSHYSCMCHIWTNIRVKLKKGHLQLNELYFATAGSYTLYEFNEKMSKIEEIDPRVKSYLYDIGYHRWSRVHVTVNRTWTMTSNIAESLNAVTKDARELPIFDLLEYMRTLLERWTKEKLLKAKGTFTFLGYKFNKELEKNSTLSQKLRVRASRDHIHIVIDGVKRYIICLESKKCSYGQFQLDELPCAHALAALRHMNET; from the exons ATGTGTGTTGATTCAGATAGGAATGAGAGTATCCTGAAGGCAACATCAATTGTCTATCAGGGCGTGTCACACTACTCTTGCATGTGCcatatttggacaaatataaggGTAAAGCTCAAGAAGGGTCATCTACAATTAAATGAATTGTACTTTGCTACAGCAGGGTCATACACTCTGTATGAATTTAATGAAAAGATGTCGAAGATTGAAGAGATAGACCCGCGTGTTAAATCATACCTCTAtgatattggctatcatagatggtCAAGAGTACATGTAACAGTGAATAGAACTTGGACTATGACATCAAACATTGCAGAGTCGTTGAATGCTGTAACAAAAGATGCAAGAGAGCTGCCAATATTTGACCTATTAGAGTATATGAGGACACTTCTTGAACGTTGGACGAAAGAGAAGTTATTGAAGGCAAAGGGTACTTTCACATTCCTTGGGTACAAATTCAACAAAGAATTGGAGAAAAACAGTACATTATCTCAGAAACTTAGG gtgagggcttcaaGAGATCATATCCATATTGTGATAGATGGTGTGAAGCGGTACATTATATGTCTTGAAAGCAAGAAATGTAGTTATGGCCAGTTCCAACTTGATGAACTTCCATGTGCGCATGCTTTGGCAGCTTTAAGGCACATGAATGAAACTTAA
- the LOC104212268 gene encoding uncharacterized protein: protein MNQRAGGRGRPSGTDGSDFSYRMVVDSRYTKVAKAKYRLAKLIFAQAVTQLMIAANVFISLSKKESRDRVSIFSLAIGLVSILAGELGRKRSRSNFLKFYVFGSSMAILLSVAYLAMSNLSLEAFQNFTSLETLKIAAVLLGFVVQFFVIGTTISLIKNMAPPKRAS, encoded by the exons ATGAATCAAAGGGCAGGAGGAAGAGGGAGGCCGTCCGGAACCGATGGCTCTGATTTCTCCTACCGCATGGTCGTCGATTCCA GATACACGAAAGTTGCAAAGGCAAAGTATCGTCTTGCCAAATTGATCTTCGCTCAG GCAGTCACTCAATTGATGATAGCAGCTAATGTATTTATTTCATTGTCAAAGAAGGAGTCTCGTGATAGAGTTTCTATTTTTTCCCTTGCAATTGGCTTGGTGTCTATTCTGGCAGGGGAACTAG GTCGAAAGAGAAGTAGATCCAATTTTTTGAAGTTTTATGTCTTTGGGTCATCCATGGCGATCCTGCTGTCAGTGGCATATCTTGCTATGAGCAATCTCTCATTGGAG GcttttcaaaattttacaagtttggAGACTCTAAAGATTGCAGCTGTCCTACTAG GATTTGTGGTACAATTTTTCGTTATTGGTACAACCATTTCTCTTATTAAAAACATGGCACCTCCTAAGAGGGCTTCTTGA